One Bdellovibrio bacteriovorus str. Tiberius DNA segment encodes these proteins:
- a CDS encoding chemotaxis protein CheX codes for MSAAPKEAINPLFDKRLINAFVEGVIKTLKTIAQTDATPGKPFIEPQFVLKGEIAGMVGMVAPPLKGTLLISYGKDSIFHILENMLGEKHTSINGDVSDAVGEMTNMIYGSAKTTLNQLGYNFEMAIPTVISGDFKITHADKSATLVIPFNLTNGSTFYVEISVQQ; via the coding sequence ATGTCTGCAGCACCAAAAGAAGCTATCAATCCCCTGTTTGACAAGCGCTTGATCAATGCTTTCGTCGAAGGCGTTATCAAGACCCTGAAAACCATCGCTCAGACCGATGCAACACCTGGCAAGCCCTTCATTGAGCCGCAATTCGTGCTTAAAGGGGAAATCGCCGGCATGGTCGGTATGGTTGCGCCTCCTTTGAAAGGCACTTTGCTGATCTCTTATGGCAAAGACAGTATCTTCCACATTCTTGAGAACATGCTGGGCGAAAAGCACACCTCCATCAATGGTGATGTGTCGGACGCCGTTGGTGAAATGACCAACATGATTTACGGTTCTGCCAAGACAACTCTGAATCAACTGGGTTACAACTTCGAGATGGCAATTCCAACCGTGATTTCCGGTGATTTCAAGATCACCCACGCTGATAAAAGTGCCACACTCGTCATCCCCTTCAACCTGACGAACGGCTCCACTTTCTATGTGGAGATTTCGGTGCAGCAATGA
- a CDS encoding response regulator gives MFPTNTKFLVVDDFATMRKIIKKVLNELGYTNVEEADDGKTALPMIQAAHDAGQPYGFVISDWNMPGMQGIDLLKACKADPRTKSVPFMLVTAESEQKHILEAAKAGVSDYVVKPFNSATLKGKMERVWAKHNPSAQAKAS, from the coding sequence ATGTTTCCCACAAATACGAAGTTTTTGGTCGTTGATGACTTCGCAACTATGCGAAAAATCATTAAAAAAGTGCTAAATGAGCTTGGCTACACCAACGTAGAGGAAGCTGATGACGGTAAAACGGCCCTGCCGATGATCCAGGCCGCTCATGATGCAGGCCAGCCTTACGGCTTTGTCATTTCGGACTGGAATATGCCCGGAATGCAGGGTATCGACCTTTTGAAGGCCTGCAAAGCCGATCCCCGCACTAAGTCTGTGCCATTCATGCTGGTGACTGCAGAGTCCGAGCAAAAGCACATCCTGGAAGCCGCTAAAGCCGGCGTTTCTGACTACGTGGTTAAACCGTTCAACTCTGCCACTCTGAAGGGCAAGATGGAACGCGTTTGGGCCAAACACAACCCTTCTGCGCAAGCAAAAGCTTCCTAA
- a CDS encoding helix-turn-helix domain-containing protein, whose amino-acid sequence MLRDVLIQKGLSNREAEVAELVSKGLSNKEVANQLFVTEKTVKFHLTNIYKKMNVKSRAQLIVWCLPHLGFVETEVRAENNNQAAAATAFNNNATQTIPAGSATVAGTTTLPGSGLNRGGNSDIGMGGI is encoded by the coding sequence ATGCTCAGAGATGTCCTGATTCAAAAAGGTCTTTCAAATAGAGAGGCAGAAGTTGCTGAACTTGTGTCTAAAGGCTTGTCCAACAAGGAAGTTGCGAACCAGCTTTTTGTAACTGAGAAAACAGTTAAATTTCACCTCACAAACATCTACAAAAAAATGAATGTGAAGTCTCGTGCACAGTTGATCGTATGGTGCTTGCCTCACCTGGGCTTCGTTGAAACTGAAGTTCGCGCTGAGAACAACAACCAAGCAGCTGCTGCAACTGCATTCAATAACAATGCAACACAAACGATCCCAGCTGGATCTGCGACTGTTGCAGGTACTACAACTCTACCAGGTAGCGGTTTGAACCGTGGCGGTAACTCCGATATTGGTATGGGCGGCATCTAA
- a CDS encoding acyl-CoA thioesterase has protein sequence MTQLVLPSHTNSLGSVFGGTIMSWIDICAAICSQRHCNKETVTASIDRLDFVAPVYKGWVVNLKASVNYTSRTSMEVGVRVDAENPKTGESFHTASAYLTFVALGSMGKPTEVPGLVLESDEDKRRFEQAKKRREIRLQNKTR, from the coding sequence ATGACTCAATTGGTTCTTCCTTCCCATACCAACTCTTTGGGAAGTGTCTTTGGCGGAACGATCATGTCCTGGATCGATATCTGCGCCGCGATCTGCTCACAACGACATTGTAACAAGGAAACCGTCACGGCCAGTATTGACCGTTTGGATTTCGTGGCACCTGTTTACAAGGGCTGGGTGGTAAATCTGAAGGCCAGCGTGAACTACACTTCCAGAACGTCAATGGAAGTCGGGGTTCGTGTGGATGCAGAAAATCCAAAAACCGGAGAGTCCTTCCATACGGCTTCTGCGTATCTGACTTTTGTGGCTTTGGGCTCTATGGGAAAACCAACAGAAGTTCCGGGCTTGGTGCTGGAATCCGACGAAGACAAACGCCGTTTCGAACAGGCGAAAAAACGTCGCGAGATTCGCCTGCAGAATAAAACCAGATAA